The DNA sequence AATCATGCTTATTTTGTATCTGATGCACCAGTGGTTTAGGCAGCGACTGCCTGGACCGTGAACATCAGTTAGCTGCCTCATGTTGCCTCAAAAATTTATAAAATTATGAGTGTCAGACACGTAATGCTGACTCACTTTCACTTATGTATCAGTGTTAGCTGTCTCAGTTGCTGCCGCATCAGTCCCAAACAGGGCATAATTATGTCATGTGGtaagaggaaatgtttttacaaatcACAAGGACGTCATTTGACGGAGGAAAACCACAACGGCACAAAGAGGAACATACAGTAGAATTGTGACAGTGAACCACACCTACCAAAAAGACACTTGATGggaatttttttcaaaagacacaacaaacaaacaaaagactgtTGAGttaaaaagagtaaaaaatCTTATAATTACTTACTGTATTAGAATGACCAAATTATGATTCACAGCTGAGCCCTTGTCTTGAATTGTCTTGTGGATCCCAGGAAGATTAGCTTATGCCTCTGTGGTGGGTAATAGGCATCCAAATAAATAGGCTGTAATAAAGTTCAGATTAGATaatatatcagtatcagcacATATATcaaccaaatgaaaacacatttttattagatttttatttcatcaaatgttgatatattttcactgtcatttttatttatctgatttCAAAAAGTAAACACCTATAAAACCAAGAGGttaatatataaacacacagaagtaAAACggaatttaaaagaaaatgtttgtttcaaaaCCTTTATTTTAGCTTCGTGAACCAGCTGTCAGGGCTAACTGAAGTAGCTTGATAGCTCTGCTGATATTaatatgctaatgctaactggCGCTAGTGACATGCAACGCAACTGAACTAACCCCAAAATGATCAATGTAACTGAAATAaaattttattttcaagactatgttgtattaaaacaaacaagtagCGAGGCGCCGCTAATACTCAGTCGTAGCCTCTTCAAGCATCCTGTGTTAGAGACAGATTCAGCTTGCTTCGTGGCCTTTGCTTAtgatatttatttacaatatttaccCCTCAGTGGTACAGTACGTGCTGCCGTTTCTATGCATCACTGTGACAGGCTTTGCCCACTGCCTTgaccaaacaaatgaaagaagcTAGCCCAATTTCTGGTTACaagccttttttaaaagatgttaaatCCAACattgaaatgtttcatgtatttGTCAGGTCATTCCCTCGTAGCAAAGATGAGTGCATTCATCAGTCTCCTCCTGacccactgttttttttctgttacaacGGTAGAAGTGCATGGCACCGTGATGAACTTGTGCACTAGAAATACTGTAATTGCTAGCGGTATAAAAGAAGCCATAGAGAATCTAATATAGCCATAATAGTAAgacaaatatatgtattttgaaTTTAGCAAATCATATTCTGTGATACTGAGCTCTAATGATGTCAGTGCaataaaagaggaggaagaagaagaagagggggcgGCAGGGAAGAAGCTTGAAGGTGCATGGCTGGATTTTGTTGAAGTGCACCCAAAAGTCCCAGTATTTTCTCCCTGCTCATTTTTGAGCTGAGTTTAAAAACATCTGCGCAAGGCAAGAGCCTGGTGGACTATTGGGCAATTTATCAAAATCAGACAAGGGACTTTTAAGAGTAGCTTAACACTAAATCCACTGTTAAGATTTAGAAAAGTATATGTATCTTGTAAACATGCCCATGGAGTACAAGGTTGAAGTGAAACCCACGTTTGGCCTCCAGACGTTCTTTTTAAGTAGGTGAAGGAGGCGTGTTCAAGCTGTCATGGGGTGTTAAGTTAGTCTTAAGCAAATCAAACTACTGTCCTGAAACTGAAAGGTTACAAGTTTCAGTCTCCTGAAGGCCTGAATGTCCACTGATGTGTCCCTGTGGTGCTTTGGGTGAGGTTCTCAGCTGAATAAGTGAAATGTAACTTGACAGCAAGCCAGTGTTGATTTAGCTGCTGTAGCACTTTAAGTTTATGCTGCTGAATATTACATGTTACTTGTGTGTCagtactgtatttatttatgtatgtatgtatgtatgtatgtgaagCATCCTGACTAGGAATGTCAGTCTGTACAGATGGACTCTATAAACAAAATGCATATCATCAGTGTTTTAATGTAATCTTGTtgtcaataaatacaaacagaacaaatacagtaaaaaaaaaaagtaaaatatttggcTCTCAGTGTCAAGATTATCCTGTagttaaattaattaataatgacagtAGAAATAATTACTTACATTAATATACAAGTTATATTAAACCAAAGGCACAagacatttatttcaaaagacATAAAGGCAGTCAGTGTTACAGCGTGAGGTCACCACACCGTCTCAaggcaacaacagaaacacctgCGGGAGAAAGTGGTAACCAgacctgaggaaaaaaatattttcaatccAAAGTTTTCTTCATTCTTTCAACAAAACCACCaggaaaacatttattctgttcTGTCAAACTGTGAAGGGAAACACATACAGGGAGAGTATGACAGTCAAaccaagaacacacacacacacacaaagacatctgGACTACTTTGATTAGGGCCATGCCAGCAGCTCTTTGAGCATTTCGGTTCTTTAAGCTAAATGTcacagttagcatgctaacatgctaatatgCTCAGAAAAATAGTGCCAACATGCTGACCTTTGGCAGAAATTCTGTTTACCTTGTTGTCCATGTTTGTCAGTATGATAGTTTACTTTGTGAGCATACTAACATTTGTGGATTAGCATCTAACTCCTGAGGCTAATGGGAATTAGTTTTGTCGTTATGTGTGCCCACCTATGTATAAAGGTACGCTAAAGGTCATTTGATAACTAGCTCGCACCAGCTTGTTTACTTTTTAGTAAATCTGTACCGACATCTGAGGCGGTTTCAACAACTGGAAGACCGCTGCTACTACATTATCAAGATTATCTCTCCGGCCACATGCCTGGCAACTGTTTCTCTGGCGATAGCTTTTGTGATAGTTGTCATGGTCTGCCTTCCTCTCTCAGACCTTGATTAATTCTACATGGGCTTTCCAGGAGAAGTACTTATGCCAATGCTGGAGCTGGTAACCGTTCCTGGTCTCTGGTCTGAGTGATGACACCCCCAGAAAAATATCTGGTGTACTTTGTATCAACAGCTCTTATGTCTGTGACTATAGGGCTAATATTCATACTACTGATCAATCTAGGGGTTAGTTATAGTGTTATATTGAGACGGAGGATGAAAATTTCTCTACTGACGACACCTTATTGGATCAAACTCGATAACCCTGTATTACTCtacattttaaaccacccaAAACTGCCAAACTATCAGTGTCTTTGAAACatgccatgttttcttttttttgtttttttaaatcaacatccatgcattattccctgagaaattaacaaaactgCTTAAAGAACACCCTGACTTGCAACGTTAAAGAAGGTGAGAgaaaaattcctggatctgttccTTTATTCAGATTAACAGTTAACGGGGTCTATCCTGGCCGAGACGAAACCTCCATCCAAGTTGAATGAGTGAAACCATAACCTTGCCGTCAGAGGTAATAACGTTGagtgtttataaaaacaaaaatatctataaattaacatatttttcttttaaccaaCGCAAAAGAAGGAATGAATGCATCGACTGGACGTGACTGAAACGACTCTGAATATCCTGATTCAGGGAAGGCCCTACACCAAAGTCATTAAGGAAATATGATTTCTTTCCCTGAAATTAGTGCCTGACCCTGATGTAGATTCTGACCTGCTGCCTGGCTATTGGTCAGACAGAGTTTGTGGTGGTTCTGTGGTACATTTTCTCCCACACCACTGTCCTGCAGATGCAGAAGAAATCCCACAGGTTGCAGAAGATGCCACGGTCAAACGGGTTCTCCTCGCTTTCGCAGTTCTTCAGGTATGAGATCCTGTGACGTGACATGAACTCCCAGGTGGTGCAGTTGATGGAGGCCAGGTAGAGGTGGCAGCCCAGCAGCAGCGCCACcaccacagagaaaacacagacaaccCCCAACGCCGCCAACAGGAAGCCGTTCACTCTGAACCACAGCTCCCAGGTGACGCTGGGCGAGATGCCAgacctgaaaaataaacaatgggGTTTATACAACCGGTGGTGATGTTTATTCTCCTTCCTTGCTCTATTTgaataacatttacaatatcatCCAAGAGCAGTAGAATTATTAATTTACTAACTTGCAAATGATTCCAAAAATTACAAATGTGTTCAGCGGACGTACAGGGCGATGTGAAGAGCCCACAGCAGAGTGAGCAACTGCACCATCAGGTAGACGATGAACCAGCGATGGTTCCTCTCCCCCACACAGTTCTCAATCCAGGGGCAGTGGTGGTCAAAGCGACGAACGCAGTGTTTACATGTCTGACAGTGCTTCGCTCTCATTGGCTGCTgcttggggggaaaaaaagacagagagaacaagagagTGAGTGCAAGACTACAAGGCTACTTTAAATGGGAAAACTAAAACCGCTCTTACATGTTTCTTGTAATAAAATAGATGCCAACGTCggttatatttaaaaaaaagaaaaaatacacactgaCGTTGTGGCGGGCACAACGAcagtacagcagcagcttcagtgctcCATCAGTGTCTGCATGGGATGCAGTACTATTGTGCAGGTCACCCTGtgcacagaacacacagcacTGCCAAA is a window from the Acanthopagrus latus isolate v.2019 chromosome 5, fAcaLat1.1, whole genome shotgun sequence genome containing:
- the LOC119019775 gene encoding palmitoyltransferase ZDHHC12-like isoform X1, encoding MVQNMFRTGFLVRATHTLLTWVITLVLFLHNTDLRKCEERGELLLPVLFFLLVVLSVLLYFAVSLMDPGFVLSDTVKGAQGSHEEMESMIPQTSTPRLRRCGYCLLQQQPMRAKHCQTCKHCVRRFDHHCPWIENCVGERNHRWFIVYLMVQLLTLLWALHIALSGISPSVTWELWFRVNGFLLAALGVVCVFSVVVALLLGCHLYLASINCTTWEFMSRHRISYLKNCESEENPFDRGIFCNLWDFFCICRTVVWEKMYHRTTTNSV
- the LOC119019775 gene encoding palmitoyltransferase ZDHHC12-like isoform X2; protein product: MVQNMFRTGFLVRATHTLLTWVITLVLFLHNTDLRKCEERGELLLPVLFFLLVVLSVLLYFAVSLMDPGFVLSDTVKGAQGSHEEMESMIPQTSTPRLRRCGYCLLQQPMRAKHCQTCKHCVRRFDHHCPWIENCVGERNHRWFIVYLMVQLLTLLWALHIALSGISPSVTWELWFRVNGFLLAALGVVCVFSVVVALLLGCHLYLASINCTTWEFMSRHRISYLKNCESEENPFDRGIFCNLWDFFCICRTVVWEKMYHRTTTNSV